ATGTATTGATATACGAGACTTCATTTAGATTCCATATATTATTAAACTTTCTTCTTGATTCAATTAGAAAAATTTATAAGGCATGAGCAATTTACCTGTTTTAAGTACAGATAACCAGTTTTTAGTACAGTAAAATCAATTATATCTCATAAAACCGTATATTTTCATGTAGTTTTTAAAAATAAGAAAGGAAATTATGGTGTTTATATCCACAATTTTTCTATTTAAATCAATTTAATATTATTTAAAAGGATAATTCTCCCCATATTAAATTGAAATTATTATAAATTTTGATTGAATAGAAAAACTAATAAGAGGATCTCATTTGATTACAAAAACCATAGATAATCCTAAATATAGAAGAGGGAAATTTTATGCGTACTACTTTCTTAAAAAACGGATATACTAATGCTAAGCCATTTTTAAATGTGCCGGGGGCAAGGCCCAGCTACTGGAAACATTTAGCAGCAGATTACCTGATGATATCACTGAAAGTAGAATGATTGATAGATATGTTTAACACTTAAAGCCATGGGAGGTTATCACTCCCATAGAACTGTATTCTAAACTGTGCACTCAGAGGGTGTTCAACACTCAAAACTTAACGCCACCATGTCGGAAAAAATTATATATGATTTAATTCTATACAAGTAGATACCATGCAAATTGTAGCAGACGTAGGCGGAATACCAGGTAAAGACTGCCGAGGATTTTGTAAATACTGTTATTTTAGAAAAGTAAAGGGCAATACTGCTTTTGGATGCAAAAATTGCTCTCCAGGAAAGGTAGGGTGTGATAGCTGCACAACTGGAGTTAGAGAAACAGGAAACGAATTTCTTCCACCATTTTTAGTTGTAAGTTCGGTGCAAAGCACTCTTATGTTAGGAAATTATCGTGATCAAGACCTTAAAGTGAATATAAGTGGCGGGGGAGATGTGAGTTGTTATCCCCACCTCATGGAAGTTGTTTCTGCATTTTCTGACTTTGGTCTTCCCATGCACCTTGGATATACAAGCGGTAAAGGCATAGATGATCCTAAAATGGCTGAAGATCTTGTTTCAAAGGGAGTTGATGAGGTTACATTCACTGTTTTTTCAGCAGATCCAGATGTAAGAAGAGAATGGGTAAATGATAGAAGTCCAGAAGCATCACTTGAAGCACTTCAAATATTCTGCAAAACAGCAGAAGTACATGCTGCCTCGGTAATTGTTCCTGGAGTAAATGATGGAGAAGATTTATTCCAGACATGTGCTACTTTAGAAGATTGGGGTGCAAAGGCATTTATATTAATGAGGTTTGCAAATTCCCGCAACCAGGGTTTAATACTGGGTAATGATCCTGTACTGGACGGTGTAAATCCACATAGTCTTGATGAATTTGAGGCACTGGTTAGAAAAATAAATGATGAATTCAGTTTCAAAGTGACAGGAACTCCAGTCTGTGACCCCGATAATGATGCTCCTTTTGCAATTTCAAAGGACAAAAATAGTGAATATCTGGATATATTGTCCAAAATAAATTCAGAAGCAACAATATTAACCAGTAAAGTTGCTGCTCCTTACATTGAAAAGATCATAGGGAAAATTGAAGCATCTGAACTTATAAATGTGGTTGCTGCAAATCAGGATATTGGATGCCTTATTACACAAAAAGACCTTGAAGAAATAGATTTGAGTCAGCTGAAAGAGACCGTACTTATTCCCGGTCGTGCATTTGTACATGATAAAAAAGCTGAGGAAGTTTTAAGCCGTGACGGTGTGGATCGGCTTGTTGCAAGAGGCCCTGATAAACTCACCGTTGATGGAGAAATGAGCAGTACTTTAAGCCGTGAAGATATCTTAAAAACAGAATTGATCGCATTTGAAGATCTTATAGGTGCAATAAACTTTTTTGGTGTTAGGAAATAAACCTATATCCTATTTTTATATGAAATAAATCGAAAATCCTGTAAAACACTCTTTATAAGATTCAGTCATTGTTTTTTTAATTTCTTCAATTTTTTCAGTACAATGACATGGCACGACCATAGGAATTTCACCTAATATATCAATATCAGAATCATGAAATCCACCTATAACAGTATAAATTTCCCCAAATCCCCTCGATTTTTCAGTAATACTTTCAAGTCCAGGATGTGTGCAACCTGTAAGAATTACATTCCCTTTTTCAGTTTTTATTATCAGAGATTGCTCTTTTATTTTTTCACCTAATTCCCCTGTAGTCCAGACATTTTCACAAATTTTTCTTGATTTAGAAATTTCTACAACCTCCGTATAACGTTTAATTTCGTTTTTAAGATTTATTGAAATGGATTCAGGTACATACACTTCAGGTTTATTTCCATATTTTAATATATGGTTTAATCCCCCAATATGATCCCAATCAGAATGGGAAATAACTACCTTATCTATTATTTCTGGGTTAATTCCTGCAGTTTTCATATTATGGAGTAAAATATTTCCATCCCACCCTGTATCAAACAGAATATTTTCTTTAGACGTCTTTATAAAGCAGGAAAATCCCCATCCCTCTTTAAAACCATTTCCAGCAATATTATCGTATAAAATCTGGAGGTTCATTTTAAT
This region of Methanobacterium sp. genomic DNA includes:
- the mmp10 gene encoding methyl coenzyme M reductase-arginine methyltransferase Mmp10 (Mmp10 (methanogenesis marker protein 10) is a cobalamin-requiring radical SAM methyltransferase that creates the methylarginine modification to methyl coenzyme M reductase.) codes for the protein MQIVADVGGIPGKDCRGFCKYCYFRKVKGNTAFGCKNCSPGKVGCDSCTTGVRETGNEFLPPFLVVSSVQSTLMLGNYRDQDLKVNISGGGDVSCYPHLMEVVSAFSDFGLPMHLGYTSGKGIDDPKMAEDLVSKGVDEVTFTVFSADPDVRREWVNDRSPEASLEALQIFCKTAEVHAASVIVPGVNDGEDLFQTCATLEDWGAKAFILMRFANSRNQGLILGNDPVLDGVNPHSLDEFEALVRKINDEFSFKVTGTPVCDPDNDAPFAISKDKNSEYLDILSKINSEATILTSKVAAPYIEKIIGKIEASELINVVAANQDIGCLITQKDLEEIDLSQLKETVLIPGRAFVHDKKAEEVLSRDGVDRLVARGPDKLTVDGEMSSTLSREDILKTELIAFEDLIGAINFFGVRK
- a CDS encoding MBL fold metallo-hydrolase — protein: MNLQILYDNIAGNGFKEGWGFSCFIKTSKENILFDTGWDGNILLHNMKTAGINPEIIDKVVISHSDWDHIGGLNHILKYGNKPEVYVPESISINLKNEIKRYTEVVEISKSRKICENVWTTGELGEKIKEQSLIIKTEKGNVILTGCTHPGLESITEKSRGFGEIYTVIGGFHDSDIDILGEIPMVVPCHCTEKIEEIKKTMTESYKECFTGFSIYFI